A window of Leptotrichia wadei contains these coding sequences:
- a CDS encoding helix-hairpin-helix domain-containing protein, translating to MKIKYVIIFVMLLIVGNFLRLLIEDKNTPEIEISREKNYKKDKVKKDTDLTKSNVKFDINSIEYKDLLKLGINKNKAEKFVKYRDEVGIIKDINEVKNVSGFGKSGLEIAQKFLFVDDEKIQNPRQNYGREITKYNINKLNEKELKKIGFANKEIKKLLPETEKNNIKSNVDLEKIIGKERYLEIEDKIKFIE from the coding sequence ATGAAAATAAAATATGTCATTATTTTTGTAATGCTGTTAATTGTGGGGAATTTTTTAAGACTTTTAATTGAGGATAAAAATACTCCTGAAATTGAAATTAGTAGGGAAAAAAATTATAAAAAAGATAAGGTCAAGAAAGATACTGATTTGACAAAAAGTAATGTAAAATTTGATATTAACAGTATTGAGTATAAAGATTTACTAAAGCTGGGGATTAATAAGAATAAGGCTGAAAAATTTGTGAAATATCGGGATGAAGTTGGGATTATTAAAGATATTAATGAAGTAAAGAATGTTTCTGGATTTGGAAAGTCAGGGCTGGAAATTGCTCAGAAATTTTTGTTTGTGGATGATGAAAAGATACAAAATCCTAGACAGAATTATGGACGTGAAATAACGAAATATAATATTAATAAATTAAATGAAAAGGAATTAAAAAAAATAGGATTTGCAAATAAAGAAATAAAAAAATTGCTTCCTGAAACTGAAAAAAATAATATAAAATCAAATGTAGATTTGGAAAAGATTATTGGGAAAGAACGTTATTTGGAAATTGAAGATAAAATAAAATTTATAGAATAA